One Actinosynnema pretiosum DNA segment encodes these proteins:
- a CDS encoding NAD(P)-dependent alcohol dehydrogenase yields the protein MTRRARAALVERPGGPFEVREVELDEPRPDEVVVRVLAAGVCHTDLLVRRTWPERLLPMVFGHEGAGVVEAVGAGVGSVVVGDSVCLSYRSCGRCAECAAGWNAYCLHAGANARGVREDGSTALRRAGKPVYGGFFGQSSFATHAVAHESSVVKVPADLPPVVAAPLGCSVQTGAGTVFTVLNAAPGESLVVYGAGGVGLSALLAATVRGCRTVVVEPVESRRALALSLGAVAAVPPGTPLADLTGGGAHHAVDTTGRADAIGEAVGALRRRGTLALVGLGGKVELDLRTLVHNGIRVRGVIEGDAAPRTLIPDLVALHRQGVLPVERLIGEYPFEQIERAAEDASTGRCVKPVLRFPAE from the coding sequence GTGACCCGCCGCGCCCGCGCTGCCCTGGTCGAACGCCCCGGCGGGCCGTTCGAGGTGCGCGAGGTGGAGCTGGACGAGCCGAGGCCGGACGAGGTCGTGGTGCGGGTGCTGGCGGCGGGCGTGTGCCACACGGACCTGCTGGTGCGCCGGACGTGGCCGGAGCGGTTGTTGCCCATGGTCTTCGGCCACGAGGGCGCCGGGGTCGTGGAGGCGGTCGGCGCGGGGGTCGGCTCCGTGGTGGTGGGGGATTCGGTGTGCCTGAGCTACCGGAGCTGCGGTCGGTGCGCGGAGTGCGCGGCGGGGTGGAACGCGTACTGCCTGCACGCGGGGGCGAACGCGCGCGGTGTGCGGGAGGACGGCAGCACCGCGCTTCGTCGAGCGGGGAAGCCGGTGTACGGCGGGTTCTTCGGCCAGTCGAGCTTCGCGACGCACGCGGTGGCGCACGAGAGCAGCGTGGTGAAGGTGCCCGCCGATCTGCCCCCGGTGGTGGCCGCGCCGCTGGGGTGCAGCGTCCAGACGGGGGCGGGGACGGTCTTCACCGTTCTGAACGCGGCCCCCGGCGAGTCGCTGGTGGTGTACGGCGCGGGCGGGGTGGGCCTGAGCGCGCTGCTGGCGGCGACCGTGCGCGGGTGCCGCACGGTCGTGGTGGAACCGGTGGAGTCCAGGCGCGCGCTGGCGCTGTCCCTGGGCGCGGTGGCGGCGGTACCGCCGGGAACGCCGCTCGCGGACCTGACCGGCGGCGGCGCCCACCACGCGGTGGACACGACGGGCCGGGCGGACGCGATCGGCGAGGCGGTGGGGGCGCTGCGCCGGAGGGGGACGCTGGCGCTGGTCGGCCTGGGCGGCAAGGTGGAGCTGGACCTGAGGACGCTGGTGCACAACGGCATCCGCGTCCGAGGCGTGATCGAGGGCGACGCGGCGCCGAGGACCCTGATCCCGGACCTGGTGGCCCTGCACCGCCAGGGCGTCCTGCCGGTCGAGCGGCTGATCGGGGAGTACCCGTTCGAGCAGATCGAGAGGGCGGCGGAGGACGCGTCGACGGGGCGCTGCGTGAAGCCGGTGCTGAGGTTCCCCGCCGAGTGA
- a CDS encoding DUF4334 domain-containing protein, with amino-acid sequence MTADEARARIAEIRRAGGRTTVEELDALWAALPTVAPEELLGDWRGSEFASGHSFEGNLEKAGWYGKTFTSLTDVTPLVCRDADGGLYANEELAGGGASLWTVEFRGEATATMVYDGRPVLDHFKRLDERAVLGVMNGKGVLDGGKHYYFVLERA; translated from the coding sequence ATGACCGCCGACGAGGCTCGTGCCCGTATCGCCGAGATCCGCCGGGCGGGTGGTCGCACGACGGTCGAGGAGCTGGACGCCCTGTGGGCGGCGCTGCCGACCGTGGCGCCGGAGGAGCTGCTGGGGGACTGGCGCGGCAGCGAGTTCGCGAGCGGCCACAGCTTCGAGGGGAACCTGGAGAAGGCCGGGTGGTACGGCAAGACGTTCACGTCGCTGACCGACGTGACGCCCCTGGTGTGCCGGGACGCCGACGGCGGGCTGTACGCGAACGAGGAGCTGGCCGGGGGCGGGGCGAGCCTGTGGACGGTCGAGTTCCGGGGCGAGGCGACCGCGACGATGGTCTACGACGGCAGGCCGGTGCTGGACCACTTCAAGCGGCTCGACGAGCGCGCGGTGCTCGGGGTGATGAACGGCAAGGGCGTGCTGGACGGGGGGAAGCACTACTACTTCGTGCTGGAGCGCGCGTGA
- a CDS encoding TetR/AcrR family transcriptional regulator, with protein sequence MATSPDQRRERYMRAAVSCFARYGYRRTSVDAIAAAADVSRPALYQYYRGKEEIFREAVQWALEGFLERAEAAARGPGGVAERLTAVLGLVLRMHAGEVFQAELIDETQQRAVEQWTLFERRMIEVLEGVLGPCAGVDEVAGVLFYGVKGITLHLGGVEWQEVLLRRLVELTVRGLTT encoded by the coding sequence GTGGCGACATCACCCGATCAGCGGCGAGAGCGCTACATGCGCGCGGCGGTGTCCTGCTTCGCCCGGTACGGCTACCGGCGGACGTCCGTGGACGCGATCGCCGCAGCCGCGGACGTCTCCCGGCCCGCGCTGTACCAGTACTACCGGGGCAAGGAGGAGATCTTCCGGGAGGCCGTGCAGTGGGCGCTGGAGGGTTTCCTGGAGCGGGCCGAGGCCGCGGCGCGGGGGCCCGGTGGGGTGGCCGAGCGGTTGACCGCGGTGCTCGGGCTGGTGCTGCGGATGCACGCGGGCGAGGTGTTCCAGGCCGAGCTGATCGACGAGACGCAGCAGCGGGCGGTCGAGCAGTGGACGCTCTTCGAGCGGCGGATGATCGAGGTCCTGGAGGGCGTGCTGGGGCCGTGCGCCGGGGTGGACGAGGTGGCCGGGGTGCTGTTCTACGGGGTCAAGGGGATCACGCTGCACCTGGGCGGGGTCGAGTGGCAGGAGGTGCTGCTGCGCCGCTTGGTGGAGCTGACCGTTCGGGGGCTGACAACCTGA